One genomic segment of uncultured Desulfobacter sp. includes these proteins:
- a CDS encoding TonB-dependent receptor: MKKIFTSKLMAILLVIFVNFVFISQCPTVKGDELDMTLEDLMSVKVTSVSKKPQNISDSAAAIFVITERDLMRSGATSIPEALRMVPGIHVGRIDSNKWAVTSRGFNNRFTKKLLVMIDGRAVYTPGFSGVYWEVQDLVLEDVERIEVIRGPGASLWGANAVNGVINIITKSAADTIGGMVTAGGGNIEKAFGSARYGAALGRGVYGRIYAKYFNRDEFEYKAGGDAGDNWDNFRTGFRMDAVFPGPVDFTVQGDLYKGNINQNVENLPIEAPPYSLEEDADVSGGNLLARWQRTLSLSSDVTIQAYYDRTTRDDFYIYEIRNTLDLDIQHRFSPLDSHDLIWGARYRYTHDDMTERYVMEIDPDSQGDNLFSAFVQDDISLVKNKLWLILGAKFEHNDYTGYEFQPNGRILWSPHPIHRVWTAVSRAVRTPSRGEYDAHLTVGVIPPTPLIPVPRKISIDGNEDFESETLTAFEAGYRFLPDSEFSLDVSIFYNDYDDLEEYVTLLDVDTGTISLVRENQGSGSVQGLELSAGWQPLQWFKTDISYSYLDTNIAYSIVPEHQFSLRAGLDLPHDLGVDIWLRYTGEVDSRQSASSGFVPYNIDAYLTLDIRLAWQVTPNLELIAVGQNLLAGGHMEFIQEAFIEPTEVPRSFYGQVRYKF; encoded by the coding sequence ATGAAAAAAATATTCACATCTAAGCTGATGGCTATCCTCCTGGTGATTTTTGTCAATTTCGTGTTTATATCGCAATGCCCTACTGTGAAAGGCGATGAACTGGATATGACCCTTGAGGACCTGATGAGTGTCAAGGTAACAAGTGTCAGTAAAAAACCCCAAAACATTTCCGACAGTGCAGCAGCGATTTTTGTCATTACGGAAAGGGATTTGATGCGGTCCGGCGCCACAAGTATTCCGGAAGCACTCCGCATGGTGCCGGGCATCCATGTGGGCCGCATTGATTCAAATAAATGGGCGGTGACCAGCCGGGGGTTCAATAACCGGTTTACCAAAAAACTTTTGGTGATGATTGACGGTCGAGCCGTGTATACGCCCGGCTTTTCAGGGGTTTACTGGGAGGTGCAGGATCTGGTGCTGGAAGACGTGGAGCGCATTGAGGTGATCCGGGGTCCCGGGGCCTCATTATGGGGGGCTAACGCGGTAAACGGCGTTATTAATATCATCACAAAAAGTGCAGCTGATACTATAGGGGGCATGGTCACTGCCGGAGGTGGAAATATAGAAAAGGCCTTTGGCAGTGCACGGTACGGTGCCGCTTTGGGTAGAGGTGTATATGGGCGGATATATGCAAAATATTTCAACAGGGATGAATTTGAATACAAAGCAGGGGGCGATGCCGGTGATAATTGGGACAATTTTCGTACCGGATTCCGGATGGATGCAGTATTTCCTGGGCCGGTAGATTTTACCGTTCAGGGGGATTTATACAAAGGGAACATCAACCAGAACGTCGAGAACCTGCCTATTGAGGCTCCTCCCTATTCACTGGAGGAGGACGCAGATGTTTCAGGAGGGAATCTGCTTGCCCGATGGCAGCGTACATTGTCGTTGTCTTCCGATGTGACGATTCAGGCCTATTATGACCGGACAACCCGGGATGATTTTTATATTTATGAGATACGTAACACCCTTGATCTGGATATACAGCACCGCTTTTCACCCCTGGACAGCCATGATCTGATATGGGGGGCACGGTATAGGTATACCCATGACGATATGACTGAAAGATATGTAATGGAAATTGACCCGGACAGTCAAGGAGACAACCTTTTTAGTGCCTTTGTCCAGGATGATATTTCCCTTGTAAAGAATAAATTGTGGCTGATTTTGGGAGCCAAGTTTGAGCATAATGATTATACCGGCTATGAATTTCAGCCTAATGGGCGGATCCTGTGGTCTCCCCATCCTATACATCGGGTCTGGACTGCCGTATCCCGTGCGGTACGAACCCCGTCACGGGGGGAGTATGACGCCCACCTTACCGTTGGAGTGATCCCGCCCACCCCTCTTATACCCGTTCCCAGAAAGATCTCCATTGATGGAAATGAGGATTTTGAATCTGAGACGCTGACCGCCTTTGAAGCGGGATATCGCTTTCTGCCGGACAGTGAATTCTCATTAGATGTATCCATTTTTTACAATGACTATGATGATCTGGAAGAGTATGTCACACTTCTCGACGTTGATACCGGGACAATATCGCTTGTCCGAGAGAACCAGGGCAGCGGAAGTGTGCAGGGACTGGAATTATCCGCCGGTTGGCAGCCGTTACAATGGTTCAAGACAGATATCTCCTACAGCTATCTGGATACCAATATCGCCTACAGTATCGTGCCTGAACATCAGTTTTCCCTGAGGGCGGGGCTGGATCTTCCCCATGACCTTGGGGTGGATATCTGGCTTCGCTATACCGGTGAGGTTGATTCAAGGCAAAGCGCGTCGAGCGGTTTTGTTCCCTATAATATTGATGCATATCTGACCCTTGATATCCGCCTGGCATGGCAGGTGACACCGAATCTGGAGCTGATCGCCGTGGGCCAGAACCTTTTGGCCGGCGGCCATATGGAATTTATCCAGGAAGCCTTTATTGAGCCGACGGAAGTGCCGAGAAGTTTTTACGGGCAGGTTAGATATAAATTTTAA
- a CDS encoding EAL domain-containing protein, with product MNQHGDNENRDLATPENPLILAVDDDEAIRMLMEAALEGYGFRVEVAENGRKAVDIFEKLNPHAILMDVNMPEMDGFTACKTIRSLPSGKHVPVLMMTGLEDVESIDRAFIAGATDFVSKPINWAVLKYRIKYMLRASAAFNDVILQQKQIQELAYYDHLTGLANRAMFRENLIREVENCGKEELLAVLFLDLDRFKLVNDSLGHKAGDTLLRQVAKRIKNCIRNTDGLAWLKEDAKQVMVSRQGGDEFTVLLPNLKAPDNAGWVAKRINEKLCRVFDIDGHEVFISSSIGISLFPLDGNDAESLIANADLAMYHAKEIGGNRFQFFEQELNIQAKERLEFENDLRKAVIGNEFVLFYQPQVSLLDGRIIGAEALSRWHNPRMGNVSPAEFIPAIEEMGLVVPFTDWVIREAGHRQLEWYDQGIEAVRVAVNISSKHFVEQEIPDKIIKMLKTHNLPSSCLELELTESVMAAHDSQTLDILNRLKEIGLTISVDDFGTGYSSLSYLKTFPVDVVKIDRFFIKDILTGKKDESIVKAMISMAHSMGMKVVAEGIETREQFEVLHRMGCDYGQGFLFSPAVTREEFSGMLKTKKRFLP from the coding sequence ATGAATCAACACGGGGACAATGAAAACCGGGATCTTGCAACTCCTGAAAACCCATTGATTTTGGCGGTTGACGACGACGAAGCCATTCGCATGCTCATGGAAGCTGCCCTTGAGGGATACGGGTTCCGGGTGGAGGTTGCGGAAAACGGCCGGAAGGCTGTTGACATTTTTGAAAAATTGAATCCCCATGCGATTCTCATGGATGTGAACATGCCTGAAATGGATGGGTTTACGGCATGCAAAACCATTCGTTCTCTCCCCAGTGGAAAGCATGTTCCTGTTTTGATGATGACGGGCTTGGAGGATGTGGAATCCATTGACCGGGCTTTTATCGCCGGGGCCACGGATTTCGTCAGCAAACCCATTAACTGGGCGGTTCTCAAATATCGTATTAAATACATGCTCAGGGCCAGTGCAGCTTTTAATGACGTGATCCTGCAGCAGAAACAGATCCAGGAATTGGCCTATTATGACCATCTCACAGGCCTTGCCAACCGGGCCATGTTCCGGGAAAACCTGATACGTGAAGTGGAAAACTGCGGGAAAGAAGAATTGCTTGCTGTGCTGTTCCTGGATCTTGATCGGTTCAAGCTGGTGAATGACAGCCTCGGGCACAAGGCTGGTGACACCCTGCTCCGACAGGTGGCGAAACGGATTAAAAACTGTATCCGGAACACTGACGGCCTGGCATGGTTAAAAGAGGATGCAAAGCAGGTGATGGTTTCACGCCAGGGTGGGGATGAGTTTACCGTACTTCTCCCGAACCTCAAAGCGCCTGACAATGCCGGTTGGGTGGCTAAGCGGATAAATGAAAAATTGTGCCGGGTTTTTGATATTGACGGCCACGAAGTTTTCATCTCTTCCAGTATCGGCATCAGTCTGTTTCCCTTGGACGGCAACGATGCCGAGTCCTTGATCGCCAATGCTGACTTAGCCATGTATCATGCCAAGGAAATCGGAGGAAACCGGTTTCAATTTTTTGAACAGGAGTTGAATATTCAGGCAAAGGAACGGCTGGAGTTTGAAAACGATTTAAGAAAAGCGGTGATCGGAAATGAATTTGTCCTTTTTTACCAGCCCCAGGTCTCTTTGCTGGATGGCAGAATTATTGGTGCCGAAGCCTTGAGCCGGTGGCATAATCCCCGGATGGGCAATGTTTCTCCGGCCGAATTTATTCCGGCCATAGAAGAGATGGGACTGGTCGTCCCCTTTACCGACTGGGTGATCCGGGAAGCCGGCCACCGGCAACTGGAATGGTATGACCAGGGGATTGAAGCGGTCCGGGTGGCAGTGAATATTTCAAGCAAACATTTTGTTGAGCAGGAGATCCCGGACAAAATAATTAAAATGCTCAAAACTCATAACTTGCCGTCTTCATGCTTGGAGCTGGAACTCACCGAAAGTGTGATGGCCGCTCACGACTCCCAAACCCTGGACATACTTAATAGGCTCAAGGAGATCGGACTGACCATTTCCGTAGATGATTTCGGAACGGGTTATTCATCCTTGAGCTATTTGAAAACCTTTCCCGTTGATGTGGTAAAAATCGATAGATTTTTCATCAAAGACATTTTAACGGGGAAGAAAGACGAATCCATTGTTAAAGCCATGATATCCATGGCCCACAGCATGGGCATGAAGGTGGTGGCCGAAGGCATTGAAACCCGGGAGCAATTTGAGGTACTGCATCGCATGGGATGCGACTACGGCCAGGGGTTCCTGTTCAGTCCAGCGGTTACCCGGGAAGAATTTTCCGGCATGTTAAAAACGAAAAAACGATTTCTACCCTGA
- a CDS encoding ATP-binding protein has translation MNIWLKKMSIKSKLNIVILGTCSAVLFLTFLIVFATQWFLYKRNAMEELSSLARIVGDNSAAALMFEDRQILGKNLESLGQRSSLYRSIFYRIDGTVIMELSYSLEPDDSRPLNIPSFPKNYFKTNEKMSWIEKHHLNILQPVILDGEKIAFLFLQAGMEELYRFLLEWAGYLALAALAGMFFASVMARRLQGIFTVPVIRLTQAVRQISEEKNYSLRVARDTGDELGVLAAGFNQMLEKIEERDAHLEDQVRDRTLKFQGAMEKAVTLAEQAQAANRSKSMFLANMSHEIRTPMNGVLGMAELLMDTPLTRDQKKLINTIKMSGDSLLLIINDILDFTKIEAGKLALESTPCNLENLVRRTVDIIAGQAENKQLKLIVDMAQLTYPFVNADPLRIRQVILNLLSNALKFTEEGTIRVQLETIEERDYFTKVRFSVEDTGIGMEKNVRNRLFKPFTQADESTTREFGGTGLGLAISKQLVELMGGRISCNSRPGAGSEFMFQLEFEKVMEDTMPTVQLLSETTSITADPDVCDQRSETEISPEKSPLVLVVEDNTINQEVSSGILKNLGCRVDLAENGEMAVAAVKDKSYDIIFMDCQMPVMDGYDATRKIRAMGSSSRSGGELPIIALTAHALAGDRVKCIEAGMDDHLAKPFDKPQMAAVLSRWLPEWKGSVMDQSPAEDDHTQAEPNEGEICVAALDVIRGMQPPGADDILTKVIKIFLRDAPERTQKISLAMAAGDMESIRDHAHYMKSSSANLGAVYLSSLYKKLEENSRKTDSLDRLSQIITEIGPALDQAMNQLKEYMVET, from the coding sequence ATGAATATCTGGCTGAAAAAAATGTCAATTAAAAGCAAACTCAACATTGTTATTTTAGGCACTTGTTCCGCAGTGCTTTTTCTGACCTTTCTGATTGTATTTGCCACCCAGTGGTTCCTTTACAAGCGCAACGCAATGGAAGAACTTAGCAGTCTGGCCCGGATCGTGGGTGATAACAGCGCCGCTGCCCTGATGTTCGAAGACCGCCAGATATTGGGTAAAAACCTTGAATCACTGGGGCAACGATCTTCACTTTACAGGTCTATCTTTTATCGCATCGACGGTACTGTGATTATGGAATTGTCCTATAGCCTTGAACCTGATGATTCCCGTCCTTTGAACATCCCCTCATTTCCAAAAAATTATTTTAAAACCAATGAAAAGATGAGTTGGATTGAAAAGCATCACCTGAATATCCTCCAACCCGTCATCCTGGATGGGGAAAAAATTGCATTTTTATTCCTCCAGGCGGGCATGGAGGAATTGTATCGTTTCCTGCTTGAGTGGGCGGGATATCTCGCCTTGGCCGCCCTTGCAGGTATGTTTTTTGCGAGCGTAATGGCCAGGCGTCTGCAAGGCATATTTACCGTACCTGTAATCAGGTTGACCCAGGCGGTCAGGCAAATTTCAGAAGAAAAGAATTACAGCCTCCGGGTGGCGCGTGATACCGGGGATGAATTGGGGGTATTGGCAGCCGGATTCAACCAGATGTTGGAAAAAATCGAGGAACGGGATGCTCATCTTGAAGATCAGGTCCGGGACAGAACCCTAAAATTCCAGGGAGCCATGGAAAAAGCCGTGACCCTGGCTGAACAGGCCCAGGCCGCCAATCGAAGCAAGTCCATGTTTCTGGCAAATATGAGCCATGAAATCCGGACCCCCATGAACGGGGTGCTGGGCATGGCGGAACTGCTTATGGATACCCCTTTGACCCGGGATCAAAAAAAACTTATAAATACCATAAAGATGTCCGGAGACTCCTTGCTGCTTATCATCAACGACATTCTTGATTTTACAAAAATAGAAGCCGGAAAACTGGCACTTGAATCGACGCCCTGCAACCTTGAAAACCTGGTAAGGCGCACCGTGGATATCATCGCAGGCCAGGCTGAAAACAAACAATTAAAGCTGATTGTAGACATGGCGCAACTGACTTATCCGTTTGTGAATGCAGATCCTCTAAGGATACGACAGGTTATTTTAAATCTGCTCTCCAATGCCCTTAAATTCACCGAGGAAGGAACAATACGGGTTCAACTGGAGACTATTGAAGAAAGAGATTACTTCACGAAGGTTCGTTTTTCGGTAGAAGATACTGGAATCGGGATGGAAAAAAATGTCCGTAACCGGTTGTTCAAACCCTTTACCCAGGCAGACGAGTCCACCACCCGGGAGTTCGGAGGTACCGGACTGGGACTTGCCATTTCCAAACAGCTGGTGGAATTGATGGGAGGCCGAATTTCATGTAATAGCCGACCTGGGGCCGGCAGTGAATTCATGTTTCAGCTTGAGTTTGAGAAAGTAATGGAAGATACTATGCCTACAGTTCAATTGTTAAGTGAAACCACCTCAATAACGGCAGACCCGGATGTATGCGACCAGCGCTCTGAAACAGAGATTTCCCCGGAAAAATCACCTTTAGTGTTGGTGGTGGAGGATAATACGATTAATCAGGAGGTATCTTCCGGAATTTTGAAAAATCTTGGCTGCAGGGTGGATCTGGCCGAAAACGGTGAAATGGCGGTGGCTGCGGTGAAAGATAAATCTTACGATATAATTTTCATGGACTGCCAGATGCCGGTCATGGATGGATATGATGCCACCCGCAAAATCAGGGCCATGGGGAGCAGCTCCAGGAGCGGTGGCGAATTGCCGATTATCGCACTGACAGCCCACGCCCTGGCCGGAGATCGGGTTAAATGTATTGAAGCCGGTATGGATGATCATTTGGCAAAACCATTTGACAAACCTCAAATGGCGGCGGTTTTGAGCCGCTGGCTGCCTGAATGGAAGGGTAGTGTTATGGATCAGTCCCCGGCTGAGGATGACCATACCCAAGCTGAACCCAACGAAGGGGAAATTTGTGTGGCGGCCCTGGATGTAATCCGTGGAATGCAGCCCCCCGGTGCGGATGATATTCTCACCAAGGTCATTAAAATATTTTTAAGGGATGCCCCTGAACGGACACAAAAAATATCCCTTGCCATGGCGGCTGGGGATATGGAATCTATCAGGGACCATGCCCATTACATGAAATCCAGCAGCGCAAATCTTGGCGCTGTTTATCTATCCTCCTTATATAAAAAATTGGAGGAAAATAGCCGTAAAACGGATTCTTTGGACCGTTTATCCCAAATCATAACGGAAATCGGACCGGCCCTTGACCAGGCAATGAACCAATTAAAGGAATATATGGTGGAAACATGA
- a CDS encoding YfiR family protein — protein MPKLHGDFKTMSRAAVSIPVIVFLVLSFTFMSGVVVAQDWTGRLSVSEYKLRAAYLYNFSKFIRWPESAFESRESAFVIGLLGENAPMEIAELLNSRTIGSRPIKVRQYRIGESMDGCHLLYLQSSQKWKSVLKTLKSSRVITVGDALSFADEGGAIQLLTIRKRLRFIINLKAAGFAGVDIDSRLLSLALEIKE, from the coding sequence ATGCCAAAATTACATGGAGATTTTAAAACGATGAGCAGGGCAGCGGTGTCCATACCCGTAATCGTTTTCTTGGTTCTATCTTTTACTTTTATGTCCGGCGTGGTAGTCGCACAGGACTGGACCGGACGCCTGAGCGTATCAGAATATAAACTTCGAGCAGCCTACCTCTATAATTTCAGCAAATTCATCCGTTGGCCGGAATCTGCGTTTGAAAGTAGAGAATCCGCATTTGTCATCGGGCTTCTGGGGGAGAACGCACCCATGGAAATTGCAGAATTGTTGAATTCAAGGACCATTGGCTCCCGCCCCATTAAAGTAAGGCAGTATCGAATCGGGGAGAGCATGGATGGCTGCCACCTGCTTTATCTACAATCGAGCCAGAAATGGAAGTCTGTTCTCAAAACACTGAAATCGTCAAGGGTGATTACGGTGGGGGATGCCCTATCCTTTGCGGACGAAGGCGGTGCCATACAATTGCTCACGATACGTAAACGGCTGCGGTTCATCATTAATTTGAAAGCTGCAGGTTTCGCCGGCGTTGATATTGACTCCCGGCTTTTGTCCCTGGCCCTGGAAATAAAGGAATAG